In Meiothermus ruber DSM 1279, the following proteins share a genomic window:
- a CDS encoding pyridoxal-phosphate-dependent aminotransferase family protein — translation MYRPRLLTPGPVELHPRALEALARPQLHHRSDAARQVFLQAKTGLEAAFKTQGQVLLLTGSGTAAMDALVQNLFAPGARVLVPVHGNFSERWAKIAQQAGLEVVRLELEWGRVVRPEHLESAQGPFDGLLLTHSESSTGALNDVRTLAQAFKARFPEGLVVVDAITSLFVSEFELEGWGLDAAACGSQKGIMCPPGLGYAALSPRAIEHLKPRGFYLNLASELKVQSTGESAWTPAINLVAATAAVLAELLPRLPEHIALKQQQNEILYATGQELGLKPVPEVKSPATTCFYLPEGVSYAQVKEAFAARGATIIGGQGQLKGRVFRLSLMGYSDLYDAYAVAHMMREALRFD, via the coding sequence ATGTACCGCCCCCGCCTGCTCACCCCCGGCCCGGTGGAACTCCACCCCAGGGCCCTCGAGGCCCTCGCCCGCCCACAGCTTCACCACCGCAGCGACGCGGCCCGACAGGTTTTCCTCCAGGCCAAGACCGGCCTCGAGGCCGCCTTCAAAACCCAGGGCCAGGTCTTGCTGCTCACCGGCTCCGGCACCGCCGCCATGGACGCCCTGGTGCAGAACCTCTTTGCACCGGGGGCGCGGGTGCTGGTGCCGGTGCACGGCAACTTCTCCGAGCGCTGGGCCAAAATTGCCCAGCAGGCCGGGCTAGAGGTAGTGCGCCTGGAGCTCGAGTGGGGCCGGGTGGTGCGCCCGGAGCACCTGGAAAGCGCCCAGGGCCCCTTCGACGGCCTGCTCCTGACCCACTCCGAGTCCTCGACCGGGGCCCTCAACGACGTGCGCACCCTGGCCCAGGCCTTCAAGGCCCGCTTCCCCGAGGGGCTGGTGGTGGTGGACGCTATCACCAGCCTGTTTGTAAGCGAGTTCGAGCTGGAGGGCTGGGGCCTGGACGCTGCCGCCTGTGGCTCGCAAAAAGGCATCATGTGCCCCCCAGGGCTGGGCTATGCGGCCCTCTCGCCCCGTGCGATCGAGCACCTCAAGCCTCGAGGCTTCTACCTGAACCTGGCCTCCGAGCTCAAGGTGCAGAGCACGGGCGAGTCGGCCTGGACGCCGGCCATCAACCTGGTGGCTGCCACCGCCGCGGTGCTGGCGGAACTGCTGCCCCGGCTGCCCGAGCACATCGCCCTCAAACAGCAGCAGAACGAGATCCTCTACGCCACCGGCCAGGAGCTTGGGCTAAAACCCGTGCCCGAGGTAAAAAGCCCCGCCACCACCTGCTTTTACCTGCCCGAGGGGGTGAGCTACGCCCAGGTCAAAGAGGCCTTCGCCGCGCGGGGTGCGACCATTATCGGCGGGCAGGGCCAGCTCAAGGGCAGGGTCTTTCGCCTCTCGCTGATGGGTTACTCCGACCTGTACGATGCGTATGCGGTGGCCCATATGATGCGCGAGGCCCTGCGCTTCGATTAG
- a CDS encoding SDR family NAD(P)-dependent oxidoreductase — translation MKVQGKVVVVTGGGSGMGRALVLRLLSKGARVAAVDLNAASLQETAQLAQAAERLSTHVLNITQREAVEALPAEVMARHGAVDGLINNAGIIQPFVRVNDLDYGAIERVMNVNFYGTLYMTKAFLPHLLQRPEAHIVNISSMGGFLPVPGQSVYGASKAAVKLLSEGLFAELLDTPVRVTVVFPGAVSTNITVNSGVAIRAAEGRQPAARPLEPERAAQIIVEGMEQNRFRVLVGSDARLMDFLYRLSPERAARFIYRQMRSLLGAS, via the coding sequence ATGAAAGTTCAAGGCAAAGTGGTGGTGGTCACGGGCGGTGGCAGCGGCATGGGGCGGGCGCTGGTCTTGCGGCTGCTTAGCAAAGGGGCCCGGGTGGCGGCGGTGGATCTCAACGCGGCCAGCCTGCAAGAAACCGCCCAACTGGCCCAGGCCGCCGAGCGGCTCTCAACCCACGTGCTCAACATCACCCAGCGCGAGGCGGTGGAGGCCCTGCCTGCCGAGGTGATGGCCCGGCATGGGGCGGTGGACGGCCTGATCAACAACGCCGGCATTATCCAGCCCTTTGTGCGGGTCAACGACCTGGATTACGGTGCCATCGAGCGGGTCATGAACGTCAACTTTTACGGCACCCTGTACATGACCAAGGCCTTTTTGCCGCACCTTTTGCAGCGCCCCGAGGCGCATATTGTGAACATCTCGAGCATGGGTGGCTTCCTGCCGGTGCCGGGGCAGAGCGTGTACGGGGCCTCCAAGGCAGCGGTCAAGCTGCTGAGCGAGGGCCTGTTCGCCGAGCTGCTCGACACCCCGGTGCGGGTGACGGTGGTTTTTCCGGGGGCGGTGTCCACCAACATCACCGTCAACTCGGGGGTGGCGATCCGGGCCGCCGAGGGCCGCCAGCCGGCAGCCAGGCCCCTCGAGCCCGAGCGGGCTGCCCAGATTATCGTGGAGGGCATGGAACAGAACCGCTTCCGGGTGCTGGTGGGCTCGGATGCCCGGCTGATGGACTTCCTCTACCGCCTGTCCCCCGAGCGGGCCGCCCGCTTTATCTACCGGCAGATGCGCTCACTCTTGGGGGCTTCCTGA
- the mqnP gene encoding menaquinone biosynthesis prenyltransferase MqnP → MQVISHRFKTYLELVRFEHTLFALPFAYGGMLLAARGWPGWEVFAWVTVAMVGARTGAMALNRLIDRAIDAANPRTAGRHLPRGLVKPAEVLALAVVGLLLLALAAFNLNPLTAQLLPVAVFFLVGYSYTKRFTWLCHFWLGLTIGAAAAGGWIAVTGAFEPALFALWAGTAFWLAGFDILYATQDYQFDRENGIHSVPARFGLPAALRIAQACHALTFGFFLLTGLLCGAGWPYFVGVLAVGGVLWYEHQLVRPNDLSKVDQAFFQANVVVSLGMLAVILLDTWF, encoded by the coding sequence ATGCAGGTTATCTCGCACCGGTTCAAAACCTACCTCGAGCTCGTCCGCTTCGAGCACACCCTCTTCGCCCTCCCCTTTGCCTACGGCGGCATGCTGCTGGCCGCCCGGGGCTGGCCGGGCTGGGAGGTGTTCGCCTGGGTTACGGTGGCCATGGTGGGGGCCCGCACCGGGGCCATGGCCCTCAACCGCCTGATTGACCGGGCCATTGACGCCGCCAACCCCCGCACCGCCGGACGCCACCTCCCCCGGGGGCTGGTCAAACCCGCCGAGGTGCTGGCCCTGGCGGTGGTGGGCCTGCTGCTACTGGCCCTGGCCGCCTTCAACCTCAACCCCCTCACCGCCCAGCTGCTGCCGGTGGCGGTGTTTTTTCTGGTGGGCTACAGCTACACCAAGCGCTTCACCTGGCTGTGCCACTTCTGGCTGGGCCTGACCATCGGGGCCGCCGCCGCCGGGGGCTGGATTGCCGTTACCGGGGCTTTTGAACCCGCTTTGTTCGCCCTCTGGGCCGGTACGGCCTTCTGGCTGGCCGGTTTCGACATCCTCTACGCCACCCAGGACTACCAGTTCGACCGCGAGAACGGCATCCACAGCGTGCCGGCCCGCTTCGGCCTCCCTGCTGCCCTGCGCATCGCCCAGGCCTGCCACGCCCTCACCTTCGGTTTTTTTCTGCTAACCGGCCTGCTCTGCGGCGCGGGCTGGCCCTACTTTGTGGGGGTGCTGGCGGTGGGCGGGGTGCTGTGGTACGAGCATCAGCTGGTGAGGCCCAATGACCTGAGCAAGGTAGACCAGGCCTTCTTCCAGGCTAATGTGGTGGTGAGCCTGGGGATGCTGGCGGTAATTCTGCTGGACACCTGGTTCTAA
- a CDS encoding sulfurtransferase — MPSPLVSAQWLHEHLGDERLRIVDCRFSLQDPSAGRQAYTAGHLPGALFLDLEQDLSAPVRPDRRGGRHPLPTPEALAQTLGRAGIGNEHFVVAYDDPPVGGMYAPRLWWLLRWLGHGQVAVLDGGIGAWRAAGYEVSTAAVEYAPTTFKPHPQPEMVVDANFVAHRPAGTVLIDSRAPERYRGEVEPIDPVAGHIPGAINRNWLDSLEASGRFKPAEEQRKRFEGLEGEIIVYCGSGVSATANVLALELAGKQARLYAGSWSDWVSDPSRPVARGPE; from the coding sequence ATGCCTTCTCCACTGGTCAGCGCCCAATGGCTGCACGAACACCTAGGCGACGAGCGGCTCCGGATTGTGGACTGTCGTTTTTCCCTGCAAGACCCCTCAGCCGGTCGGCAGGCCTACACAGCCGGGCACCTCCCTGGCGCTCTGTTTCTCGACCTGGAGCAAGACCTCTCGGCGCCGGTGCGGCCCGACCGCCGGGGGGGCCGCCATCCCCTGCCCACCCCGGAGGCCCTGGCCCAGACCCTGGGCAGGGCCGGCATCGGCAACGAGCATTTTGTGGTGGCCTACGACGACCCCCCCGTGGGCGGCATGTATGCCCCGCGCCTGTGGTGGCTCCTGCGCTGGCTGGGCCACGGGCAGGTGGCCGTGCTGGACGGCGGCATCGGGGCCTGGCGAGCAGCGGGTTACGAGGTTTCTACCGCGGCGGTTGAGTATGCCCCCACCACCTTCAAGCCCCACCCCCAGCCCGAGATGGTGGTGGACGCCAATTTTGTAGCCCATCGCCCGGCAGGTACGGTGCTGATAGATTCCAGGGCCCCCGAGCGCTACCGGGGCGAGGTGGAGCCCATAGACCCGGTGGCCGGCCACATTCCGGGGGCCATCAACCGCAACTGGCTGGACAGCCTGGAGGCCTCGGGCAGGTTCAAACCCGCCGAAGAACAGCGAAAACGTTTCGAGGGTCTCGAGGGCGAGATTATCGTCTACTGCGGCTCGGGTGTCTCGGCCACGGCCAATGTGCTGGCGCTGGAGCTAGCGGGCAAACAGGCCCGGCTCTACGCCGGTTCCTGGAGCGACTGGGTCTCCGACCCCAGCCGTCCGGTAGCCAGGGGCCCAGAATAA
- a CDS encoding MDR family oxidoreductase encodes MQTFKALVVESGDPYTAQIRQARLDELPPGEVLVRVAYSSLNYKDGLAITGAGKVIRNFPMVPGIDLAGTVLESASPEYKPGDPVILTGWGVGERHWGGLSELARVRGEWLVPLPEGLTLKQAMGIGTAGFTAMLAVMALEAHSIDPAREVLVTGAAGGVGSLAVALLAQRGYRVVASTGRLSEETYLKSLGASEILDRAVLSAPGKPLESERFGGAVDTVGGAVLAGVLPRMAYGGSVAACGNAGGAKLETTVFPFILRGVNLLGIDSVMCPKEKRLLAWQRLARELPKPLLEATLQTVSLEEVPVLAQAILQGRVRGRVVVKLD; translated from the coding sequence ATGCAAACCTTCAAGGCACTGGTGGTGGAATCGGGCGACCCCTACACCGCCCAGATCCGGCAGGCCCGCCTGGACGAGCTGCCGCCGGGTGAGGTGCTGGTGCGGGTGGCCTACAGCAGCCTCAATTACAAGGACGGCCTGGCCATTACCGGCGCGGGCAAGGTGATCCGCAATTTCCCCATGGTTCCGGGCATTGACCTGGCCGGCACGGTGCTGGAGTCGGCCTCGCCGGAGTACAAACCCGGCGACCCGGTGATCCTGACCGGCTGGGGGGTGGGGGAGCGGCACTGGGGCGGGCTCTCGGAGCTGGCTCGAGTGCGCGGGGAGTGGCTGGTGCCCCTGCCCGAAGGGCTCACCCTAAAGCAGGCCATGGGCATTGGCACCGCGGGTTTTACCGCCATGCTGGCGGTGATGGCCCTCGAGGCCCATTCCATAGACCCCGCCAGAGAAGTGTTGGTCACCGGTGCAGCCGGGGGGGTGGGCAGCCTGGCCGTGGCGTTGCTGGCCCAGCGGGGTTACCGGGTGGTGGCCTCCACGGGCCGCCTGAGCGAAGAAACCTATCTGAAGTCGTTGGGCGCCAGCGAGATTCTGGATCGCGCGGTGCTCAGCGCGCCTGGCAAACCCCTCGAGTCCGAACGCTTTGGCGGGGCGGTGGACACCGTGGGCGGGGCGGTGCTGGCCGGGGTGCTGCCGCGCATGGCCTACGGCGGCAGCGTGGCGGCCTGCGGCAACGCCGGTGGGGCGAAGCTCGAGACCACCGTCTTCCCCTTTATTCTGCGCGGGGTTAACCTGCTGGGCATTGACTCGGTGATGTGCCCCAAAGAGAAGCGCCTCCTGGCCTGGCAGCGCCTGGCCCGCGAACTGCCCAAGCCCTTGCTGGAAGCCACCCTGCAAACCGTAAGCCTGGAGGAAGTACCGGTGCTGGCCCAGGCCATCCTGCAGGGTCGGGTGCGGGGGCGGGTGGTGGTAAAGCTGGACTGA
- a CDS encoding lysophospholipid acyltransferase family protein — MYEYGLGVYKVCKVIARFLLQVLFGLKVEGAEKIPKEGPVILASNHMSFLDPVVMGVACPRVVSYMSRDDVFNYPILRWLLPRLYVIPVSRGSGDLGAIKAAIRVLKNGMAFGIFPEGRRSRTGFIEPFKTGAAAIALRTGAVIVPAAIIGSDKAWPVGKGPRLRRGVRVVFGDPLVLPPGKPDHQTLEEVTHRLEAAVTALLPPEYHRKPTV, encoded by the coding sequence ATGTACGAGTACGGCTTGGGCGTGTACAAGGTCTGTAAGGTGATTGCGCGCTTCTTGCTTCAGGTCTTGTTTGGCCTGAAGGTGGAAGGGGCCGAGAAAATTCCCAAGGAAGGCCCGGTGATACTGGCCTCCAATCACATGTCCTTTCTCGATCCGGTGGTAATGGGGGTGGCCTGCCCTCGGGTGGTGAGCTACATGTCGCGCGACGATGTGTTCAACTATCCCATCCTGCGCTGGCTTTTGCCGCGCCTGTACGTGATTCCGGTCTCGAGGGGTTCGGGGGACTTGGGGGCGATTAAAGCCGCTATCCGCGTGCTCAAAAACGGCATGGCCTTTGGCATCTTCCCCGAGGGGCGCCGCAGCCGTACCGGTTTTATCGAGCCCTTCAAGACCGGCGCGGCGGCCATTGCCCTGCGCACGGGCGCGGTGATTGTTCCAGCCGCCATCATCGGCAGCGATAAAGCCTGGCCGGTGGGCAAAGGGCCGCGCCTGCGCCGCGGGGTTCGGGTGGTCTTCGGGGATCCCCTCGTGCTACCTCCTGGCAAGCCCGATCACCAGACTTTGGAGGAGGTCACTCATCGGCTCGAGGCCGCTGTGACCGCACTTTTGCCCCCCGAGTACCACAGAAAACCCACGGTTTAG
- a CDS encoding HU family DNA-binding protein: MARAAAKKTKTKADLIDQVAATAGLKKKDAKAAVDAFLSKVEEALKAGNKVQLTGFGTFEVRSRKARTGVKPGTTQKIKIPASKYPAFKPGKALKETVKK; the protein is encoded by the coding sequence ATGGCACGAGCCGCAGCAAAGAAAACCAAGACCAAAGCCGATCTGATTGACCAGGTAGCCGCTACCGCCGGTTTGAAGAAGAAGGATGCCAAGGCCGCTGTAGACGCTTTCCTGAGCAAGGTCGAAGAAGCCCTCAAGGCCGGTAATAAAGTGCAGTTGACCGGCTTCGGTACCTTCGAGGTGCGCAGCCGTAAAGCCCGCACCGGCGTGAAGCCTGGCACCACCCAAAAAATCAAGATTCCTGCTTCTAAGTACCCTGCCTTCAAACCTGGCAAAGCCCTGAAGGAAACCGTCAAGAAATAA
- a CDS encoding nitroreductase family protein, with amino-acid sequence MEAVGQRILSVKDAVLTRRSIRKFKPQPIPQEVLEEILSLALKAPSSNNLQPWRVVVVQNPELKERLREAANNQAQVSSAPAVLVVYSDMKDTLEHVEEIFHPGFSEEQKQLRAANLRKAWESKSDEERENWGKAQGFILLAFLMLIARSYGYDTVPMGGFNASKVKEILNLPPHVAITALLPIGIADEAGFEHHRHNLQRVVRWQ; translated from the coding sequence ATGGAAGCAGTAGGCCAGCGCATCCTCTCGGTCAAAGACGCGGTGCTTACCCGTCGTAGCATCCGCAAGTTCAAACCCCAGCCCATTCCCCAAGAAGTGCTCGAGGAAATCCTGTCACTGGCGCTCAAAGCGCCCAGCTCCAACAACCTCCAGCCCTGGCGGGTGGTGGTGGTGCAGAATCCCGAACTCAAAGAGCGTCTGCGCGAAGCCGCCAACAACCAGGCCCAGGTCAGCTCGGCCCCTGCCGTGCTGGTGGTATACAGCGATATGAAGGACACCCTCGAGCACGTAGAAGAAATCTTTCATCCGGGCTTTTCCGAGGAGCAAAAACAACTTCGGGCCGCCAATCTGCGCAAAGCCTGGGAAAGCAAAAGCGACGAGGAGCGCGAAAACTGGGGTAAGGCCCAGGGCTTTATTCTGCTGGCTTTCCTGATGTTGATTGCTCGCTCGTATGGCTATGACACCGTACCGATGGGTGGGTTCAATGCCAGCAAGGTAAAAGAAATTCTGAACTTACCCCCACATGTTGCCATCACCGCGCTGCTACCGATTGGCATCGCCGATGAAGCCGGTTTTGAGCACCACCGCCACAACCTACAGCGGGTGGTGCGCTGGCAGTAG
- a CDS encoding pseudouridine synthase → MLILSAPVIGGFLFNMAYERLDKVLGHLGVGSRKEIHRLARAGLITINGKIVADAGFKFDPSQAHIEVAGEPLVYQKFFYLLLNKPAGYITSTKDPSGTPITALLPEEFWRNDWMPVGRLDKDTEGLLLLTTDGELLHRLTHPRWKVTKRYYVELASPATPEDVAVFAAGTLELEGEPLQPAELYLGPDPRKVELVLREGRFHQVKRMFAARGNQVTYLKRLAFGPLQLPPNLPPGASRQLTPDEIKALYEVVGLPG, encoded by the coding sequence ATGCTGATACTATCAGCCCCGGTAATCGGGGGTTTTTTATTTAACATGGCCTACGAGCGTTTAGACAAAGTGCTGGGGCACCTGGGCGTGGGCAGCCGCAAAGAGATACACCGGCTGGCTCGAGCAGGCCTGATTACCATCAACGGCAAGATCGTCGCCGATGCAGGCTTTAAGTTTGACCCCAGCCAGGCCCACATCGAGGTGGCTGGGGAGCCGCTGGTATATCAAAAATTCTTCTACCTTCTGCTCAACAAACCCGCCGGCTACATCACCTCCACCAAAGACCCCAGCGGCACCCCCATCACGGCCCTCCTGCCCGAAGAATTCTGGCGCAACGACTGGATGCCCGTGGGTCGCCTGGACAAAGATACCGAGGGCCTTTTGCTGCTCACCACCGACGGTGAGCTATTGCACCGGCTCACCCATCCGCGCTGGAAGGTAACCAAGCGCTATTACGTGGAGTTAGCCAGCCCCGCAACCCCCGAGGATGTCGCGGTCTTTGCAGCGGGTACGCTCGAGCTCGAGGGCGAACCACTTCAGCCAGCAGAGCTGTACCTGGGCCCCGACCCTCGTAAGGTCGAGCTCGTCCTCCGCGAGGGCCGGTTTCACCAGGTCAAACGAATGTTCGCCGCTCGCGGCAACCAGGTAACCTACCTCAAACGCCTGGCCTTTGGGCCTCTCCAACTTCCGCCCAACCTGCCCCCTGGGGCCAGCCGCCAACTTACCCCAGATGAGATCAAAGCCCTCTACGAGGTGGTTGGCTTGCCCGGCTGA
- a CDS encoding BrnT family toxin, whose product MEVLNQMERAGTVLEMGGYWSLLPSADKNWEPNVIITAEIEGKIRRKHNVRPQEVHQALADPKRRSRPVMSEGENPVALVVGSTDAGRKLTMIVILLPDSLYLVSARTARAREIAEVHYE is encoded by the coding sequence GTGGAGGTGCTAAATCAGATGGAACGGGCCGGCACAGTTTTGGAGATGGGGGGCTACTGGTCTTTGCTGCCATCAGCAGATAAAAACTGGGAGCCCAATGTAATCATCACCGCCGAAATAGAGGGCAAGATCAGGCGCAAGCACAACGTGAGGCCCCAGGAGGTGCACCAGGCTCTTGCCGATCCCAAGCGGCGCAGCAGGCCCGTAATGAGCGAGGGGGAAAACCCGGTGGCTCTTGTGGTGGGCAGCACCGACGCTGGGCGCAAGCTCACAATGATTGTGATTTTGCTGCCCGACAGCTTGTATCTGGTATCGGCTCGAACTGCTAGGGCCAGAGAAATCGCTGAGGTACACTATGAGTAG
- a CDS encoding cyclic lactone autoinducer peptide, with translation MMPKPCNANFGSYMSVMLTGTARKNMCCTWVWHQPSRPDAQSYGLRTGLSGGLR, from the coding sequence ATGATGCCAAAGCCCTGCAACGCGAACTTTGGGAGCTATATGAGCGTTATGCTCACCGGAACGGCTCGGAAAAATATGTGCTGCACCTGGGTCTGGCACCAACCCTCGAGACCTGACGCGCAAAGTTATGGCCTCAGGACAGGTCTGTCCGGGGGTTTGCGTTAG
- a CDS encoding MFS transporter, with product MQPYLTGLRGFTLVALGQLVSLVGSGMSQFALTIWAFEKTGLATSLALMGFFYMVPLILISPLAGAWVDRGNRKLMMMLSDLGAAGGTLVVFLLYLSGNLEIWHLYVVGTLNGLTSAFQWPAYSAAISTMVHKRDYARANGLLSLAESASGIGAPILAGILLGLVGLRGILLLDLLTFTAAFTTLMLVHVPQPKPSAAGRESRGSLLGEALYGFRFIFARPSLLGLQTVFLLGNLVANLGSAIMAAMILARTASSETALATVQSAAGVGGVLGGVLLSTWGGPRRKVHGVLMGWVLSSFFGSVLLGLGQSVWVWATCAFIFALIVPILNGSNQAIWQAKVPPDVQGKVFAARRMIAWVAGPLAMLVAGPLADRVLTPAMMPDGALAGVFGGLVGVGPGAGMAFLLVISGLLGMVVGLGGYLFRVVREAEDLIPDHDHTPEVRPEPVAS from the coding sequence ATGCAGCCGTACTTAACTGGATTGAGGGGCTTCACGCTGGTGGCCCTGGGGCAGTTGGTCTCGCTGGTGGGCAGCGGCATGAGCCAGTTTGCCCTTACCATCTGGGCCTTCGAAAAAACTGGGTTGGCCACCTCGCTGGCTCTGATGGGCTTTTTCTATATGGTTCCGCTCATCCTGATCTCGCCCCTGGCCGGGGCCTGGGTCGATCGGGGCAACCGCAAGCTCATGATGATGCTCTCCGACCTGGGCGCTGCGGGGGGTACGCTGGTGGTATTTTTGCTGTATTTGAGTGGAAACCTTGAGATATGGCATCTGTACGTGGTGGGCACGCTCAACGGCCTGACCAGTGCCTTCCAGTGGCCTGCCTACTCGGCGGCCATCTCCACCATGGTGCACAAGCGAGACTACGCCCGGGCCAATGGCCTGCTCTCGCTGGCGGAGTCGGCTTCGGGCATTGGGGCTCCCATTCTGGCGGGTATCCTGCTAGGGCTGGTGGGGCTGAGGGGCATTCTTCTACTGGATCTGCTCACGTTTACGGCGGCTTTCACTACCCTTATGCTGGTGCATGTACCGCAGCCCAAGCCAAGCGCAGCGGGCAGGGAAAGCCGGGGCAGCCTGCTGGGTGAGGCCCTGTATGGCTTCCGGTTCATCTTTGCCAGACCCAGCCTGCTGGGCTTACAGACGGTGTTCTTGCTGGGTAATTTGGTGGCCAACCTGGGTTCAGCCATCATGGCCGCAATGATTCTGGCCCGCACAGCCTCGAGCGAAACCGCCCTGGCAACCGTGCAGAGTGCCGCAGGGGTGGGGGGGGTTCTGGGTGGGGTGCTGCTCTCTACCTGGGGCGGCCCCCGCCGCAAGGTGCACGGAGTGCTTATGGGCTGGGTGCTCTCGAGCTTTTTTGGCAGCGTGTTGCTGGGCCTGGGACAGAGCGTGTGGGTCTGGGCTACCTGTGCCTTTATATTTGCCCTGATTGTGCCCATCCTGAACGGCTCTAATCAGGCCATCTGGCAGGCCAAAGTGCCCCCCGATGTGCAGGGCAAGGTGTTCGCGGCCCGGCGCATGATCGCCTGGGTGGCTGGGCCTTTGGCGATGCTGGTGGCCGGCCCCCTGGCCGACCGGGTGCTGACCCCAGCCATGATGCCCGATGGGGCCCTGGCGGGTGTTTTTGGAGGTTTGGTGGGGGTGGGGCCCGGGGCCGGAATGGCGTTTTTGTTGGTGATTAGCGGTCTGCTGGGGATGGTGGTGGGCCTGGGGGGGTACTTGTTCCGGGTGGTGCGGGAGGCCGAAGACCTGATCCCCGACCACGACCACACCCCTGAGGTTCGTCCAGAACCGGTAGCATCGTAG
- the hisG gene encoding ATP phosphoribosyltransferase: protein MIRGRFTLVVALPKGRNFADGYRALAQAGLELPPLEGERALLHGQEGGVAVLELRNHDVPTYVDLGIADVGVVGNDVLLESGRDVYEPVDLGTGACRLSLIRHPAATDPIRRIATKYPRFTAQVLRERGMVADIIELAGNVELAALTGLADAVVDVVQTGATLKAAGLLEVEVLAHSTARFIVNRQSLKLKRDLLRPLIERLRANAHNLPAS from the coding sequence ATGATTCGAGGACGTTTCACGCTGGTGGTGGCTTTGCCCAAGGGGCGCAACTTCGCAGATGGCTACAGGGCCCTGGCGCAGGCCGGGCTGGAACTGCCCCCCCTCGAGGGCGAACGGGCCTTGCTGCATGGGCAGGAGGGGGGGGTGGCGGTGCTCGAGCTGCGCAACCACGACGTGCCCACCTACGTCGACCTGGGCATTGCCGATGTGGGGGTGGTGGGCAACGACGTGCTGCTGGAGTCGGGGCGCGATGTGTACGAGCCGGTGGATCTGGGCACGGGGGCCTGCCGCCTTTCGCTCATCCGCCACCCGGCTGCGACCGACCCCATTCGCCGAATTGCCACCAAATACCCCCGCTTTACCGCGCAGGTGCTGCGCGAACGGGGGATGGTGGCCGATATCATCGAGCTGGCCGGTAATGTTGAGCTGGCCGCCCTCACCGGGCTGGCCGATGCGGTGGTGGACGTGGTGCAGACCGGGGCTACCCTCAAAGCGGCGGGCTTGCTCGAGGTCGAGGTGCTGGCCCACTCCACCGCCCGCTTTATCGTGAACCGCCAGTCGCTTAAGCTCAAGCGCGACCTGTTGCGTCCCCTTATCGAGCGCCTGCGGGCCAACGCCCACAACCTGCCCGCTTCCTAA
- a CDS encoding aldo/keto reductase, translated as MRYRKLGKSGLFVHPIALGTMQFGWTADEPTAFAIMDAFVEAGGNLIDTADIYSTWAPGNPGGVSEEIIGRWLKSRGLRDRVIVATKVRGPMGPGGSEGRNHPLQREGLSRVWIMRAVEDSLRRLQIDHIDLYQVHWVDNQVPIEETLSALTDLVRKGYVRYIGCSNFSAWRLMQALWASDKHGFESFISIQPEYSLTMPTRMNFERELARVCETYGLGVIPYSPLAGGFLTGKYRRDQPLPESVRAQGIASGRFSEQNWKILDKVLEIAQQRGAHPAQVALAWQLSRPFITAPIVGANSVQQLQDLLPAAQLQLSAEEVAALNEVSSWPLSRTEREV; from the coding sequence ATGCGCTACCGCAAACTAGGAAAATCCGGTCTGTTTGTTCATCCCATCGCCCTGGGCACCATGCAGTTTGGCTGGACGGCCGACGAGCCCACCGCCTTTGCCATTATGGACGCTTTTGTGGAGGCGGGCGGTAACCTGATCGATACCGCTGACATCTACAGCACCTGGGCGCCAGGCAACCCCGGCGGGGTCTCGGAGGAAATTATCGGGCGCTGGCTCAAAAGCCGGGGGCTGCGCGACCGCGTGATTGTAGCTACCAAGGTGCGCGGCCCGATGGGGCCGGGGGGCTCGGAAGGGCGCAACCACCCCCTGCAGCGCGAGGGGCTCTCGCGGGTCTGGATTATGCGGGCGGTGGAGGACAGCCTGCGCCGCCTGCAGATCGATCACATCGACCTGTACCAGGTGCACTGGGTGGATAACCAGGTGCCCATCGAGGAGACCCTCTCGGCCCTGACCGACCTGGTGCGCAAGGGTTATGTGCGCTACATCGGCTGCTCCAACTTCTCGGCCTGGCGCTTAATGCAGGCCTTGTGGGCCTCGGATAAGCACGGCTTTGAGAGCTTTATCTCGATCCAGCCCGAGTACAGCCTGACCATGCCCACCCGCATGAACTTCGAGCGCGAGCTGGCTCGAGTCTGCGAGACCTATGGCCTGGGTGTCATTCCCTACAGTCCCCTGGCCGGTGGTTTCCTGACCGGTAAATACCGGCGCGACCAGCCCCTACCCGAGAGCGTGCGGGCCCAGGGCATCGCCAGCGGACGCTTTAGCGAGCAGAACTGGAAGATACTGGATAAGGTTCTGGAAATTGCCCAGCAGCGCGGAGCGCATCCGGCCCAGGTGGCCCTGGCCTGGCAGCTATCACGCCCCTTCATCACCGCCCCGATTGTTGGAGCCAACTCCGTGCAGCAACTGCAAGATCTGCTACCGGCTGCGCAGCTACAACTGAGCGCGGAAGAGGTGGCGGCGCTCAACGAAGTGTCGAGCTGGCCGCTCTCCCGCACCGAGCGGGAAGTTTAG